One Misgurnus anguillicaudatus chromosome 22, ASM2758022v2, whole genome shotgun sequence DNA segment encodes these proteins:
- the rps6ka3a gene encoding ribosomal protein S6 kinase alpha-1, whose protein sequence is MPLAQFADPWQRLPVGHLENEDESMIEDDAPVQDEGSVKEINITHVVKEGSEKADARQFELRKVLGQGSFGKVFLVKKIMGPDAGQLYAMKVLKKATLKVRDRVRTKMERDILVEVNHPFIVKLHYAFQTEGKLYLILDFLRGGDLFTRLSKEVMFTEEDVKFYLAELALALDHLHGLGIIYRDLKPENILLDDEGHIKLTDFGLSKESIDHENKAYSFCGTVEYMAPEVVNRRGHTHSADWWSYGVLMFEMLTGALPFQGKDRKETMTMILKAKLGMPQFLSAEAQSLLRNLFKRNPGNRLGAGPDGVEEIKRHPFYSTIDWNKLFRREVHPPFKPAIGRPDDTDYFDSEFTAKTPRDSPGVPPSANAHQLFRGFSFVATGMEEESQPPIHSNVKMSTILQHPHRSTVQFTDVYDVKEDIGVGSYSICKRCVHNSTGMDYAVKIINKEKRDPTEEVEILLRYGQHPNIITLKDVYDDGRSVYLVTELMKGGELLDKILRQKFFSETEASAVLHTITKTVEYLHAQGVVHRDLKPSNILYVDELGNPESIRICDFGFAKQLRAENGLLMTPCYTANFVAPEVLKKQGYDEACDIWSLGVLLYTMLAGFTPFANGPQDTPEEILARIGSGKFSLSGGYWNSVSYEAKDLVSKMLHVDPHKRLTAAQVLRHPWIINKDKLPKLQLNRQDDPRLVKEAMAATYSALNRKVSTVLDPVGCSTLAQRRGVKKLTSTAL, encoded by the exons GATGAGTCCATGATAGAAGACGATGCTCCCGTTCAA GATGAGGGCTCGGTCAAGGAAATCAACATCACTCATGTTGTCAAGGAGGGCTCTGAAAAAGCAGACGCACGACAGTTTGAGCTCCGCAAGGTGCTGGGCCAGGGCTCTTTCGGCAAG gtTTTTCTTGTCAAGAAGATAATGGGGCCAGATGCAGGACAGCTGTATGCTATGAAAGTGTTGAAGAAAGCCACTTTGAAAG TACGAGATCGAGTGCGTACAAAGATGGAGCGAGACATCCTAGTTGAGGTCAACCACCCTTTCATTGTTAAACTGCACTATG CCTTTCAGACAGAAGGTAAACTTTACCTTATTTTGGACTTTCTCAGAGGAGGAGATCTCTTTACTCGCCTGTCAAAAGAG GTTATGTTTACAGAGGAGGATGTGAAGTTCTATCTTGCTGAGTTGGCTTTGGCTTTGGATCATTTGCATGGATTGGGAATCATATACAGAGATCTCAAACCAGAAAA TATTCTTTTGGATGATGAGGGACACATTAAACTCACAG ATTTTGGGTTGAGTAAAGAGTCTATTGACCATGAAAACAAGGCATACTCCTTCTGTGGTACAGTGGAGTATATGGCACCAGAGGTTGTCAACCGCAGAGGTCACACCCACAGTGCTGATTGGTGGTCTTACGGTGTACTAATG TTTGAAATGCTGACTGGCGCACTTCCATTTCAAGGGAAAGACCGCAAGGAGACCATGACAATGATTTTAAA GGCGAAGCTCGGCATGCCTCAGTTTCTAAGCGCTGAAGCCCAGTCCCTGCTCCGCAATCTGTTCAAGCGCAATCCTGGCAACCGTTTGG GAGCAGGCCCTGATGGAGTAGAAGAGATCAAGAGGCATCCGTTCTATTCCACCATTGACTGGAAT AAATTATTCAGGAGAGAAGTTCATCCTCCCTTCAAGCCAGCCATCGGGAGGCCGGACGACACCGACTACTTTGACTCGGAGTTTACTGCCAAAACCCCACGAG ACTCTCCAGGTGTCCCTCCGAGTGCTAATGCTCATCAGCTTTTCAGAGGGTTTAGTTTTGTTGCCACAGGAATGGAAGAGGAGAGCCAACCGCCCATTCATAGCAACGTCAAAATGAGCACCATACTGCAG CATCCCCACAGGAGTACAGTTCAGTTCACAGATGTATATGATGTTAAAGAAGACATTGGTGTGGGCTCCTACTCCATCTGTAAGCGTTGTGTGCATAATAGCACAGGCATGGATTATGCAGTTAAG ATTATCAATAAGGAGAAGAGAGATCCTACAGAGGAGGTTGAGATACTGTTGCGATATGGGCAACATCCCAACATCATCACCCTGAAGGAT GTCTATGATGATGGGCGATCGGTGTATCTGGTCACAGAGCTGATGAAAGGTGGAGAACTATTGGATAAAATCCTCAGACAGAAGTTTTTCTCAGAGACCGAGGCCAGCGCTGTACTACACACTATTACAAAGACTGTTGAGTACCTGCACGCCCAGGGG GTAGTACACAGAGACCTGAAGCCCAGTAATATTCTTTATGTTGACGAGTTGGGCAACCCTGAGTCCATCAGGATCTGTGATTTTGGCTTCGCTAAACAGCTCAGAGCAGAAAACGGACTGCTGATGACGCCGTGCTACACTGCTAACTTTGTTGCTCCAGAG GTCTTGAAGAAGCAGGGCTATGATGAGGCATGTGATATCTGGAGTCTTGGGGTTCTTCTTTACACCATGCTTGCAGG GTTCACCCCATTTGCTAATGGCCCACAAGATACACCAGAGGAAATTCTGGCTCGGATTGGCAGCGGGAAATTCTCATTGAGCGGTGGATACTGGAACTCTGTATCATATGAGGCAAAG GACCTGGTATCAAAAATGCTTCACGTTGACCCTCATAAGAGATTGACTGCAGCTCAGGTCCTTCGTCACCCTTGGATCATCAACAAGGACAAGCTGCCCAAACTACAACTCAACCGACAGGACGACCCACGTCTAGTCAAG GAGGCAATGGCAGCCACCTATTCAGCTCTAAACAGAAAAGTATCTACCGTACTGGACCCGGTGGGTTGCTCTACACTAGCTCAGCGCCGCGGTGTCAAAAAGCTGACCTCTACCGCCCTGTGA